From one Aquila chrysaetos chrysaetos chromosome 7, bAquChr1.4, whole genome shotgun sequence genomic stretch:
- the SCAF4 gene encoding SR-related and CTD-associated factor 4 isoform X6, with amino-acid sequence MEAVNAFNQELFSLMEMKPPISRAKMILITKAAIKAIKLYKHVVQIVEKFIKKCKPEYKVPGLYVIDSIVRQSRHQFGTDKDVFGPRFSKNITATFQYLYLCPSEDKSKIVRVLNLWQKNGVFKIEIIQPLLDMAAGTSATAPMTENATNNEGSPPPPVKVPSEPPQVTANSVPTVPQLPSSDAFAAVAQLFQTTQGQQLQQILQTFQQPQKPQSPVIDNTVMAQVQAITAQLKTTAAQPPEQKTAFPPPEQKTSFDKKLLDRFDYDDEPEAVEDAKKEDSAPSPSVSQPALTSLSFSAQAGWCSIPGGFPGEGIQQPVFPQLPNMDPFQQRMMGIQQDPMRHQVPLPPNGQMPGFGLLPTPQFPPMAQPVIPPTAPVQQTFQSPFPVQSESHMQKTHQQDMEVEQPPIQEGKRHVSDNRKSRSRSASRSPKRRRSRSGSRSRRSRHRRSRSRSRDRRRHSPKSRSQERRERERERERRSKGLPQIKSETVSVCSTTLWVGQLDKRTTQQDVGSLLEEFGPIESINMIPPRGCAYIVMVHRQDAYRALQKLSRGNFKVNQKSIKIAWALNKGIKPDYKQYWDVELGVTYIPWDKVKPEDLESFCEGGMLDNETLSPEWKGIPKKSENEVAQNGGAEATHNEPVSPIPKALPVPIPVPMPAPITVPPPQVPPHPSGPPVVGALQPPAFTAPLGIPPPGFAPGVPPPPPPPFLRPGFNPMHLPPGFLPPGPPPPITPPVSVPHTPAVNIPNSTATGVNEDTTKDSSVGNPIPTVVSGSRGNAETTDSSKIYGTVPPPVAPTNVPAPVTQAIPLLGFTPREIKAWEMESARVSPCVRT; translated from the exons cTCTTTTCACTGATGGAGATGAAACCTCCTATTTCGCGAGCAAAAATGATTCTCATCACAAAAGCTGCCATTAAAGCTATTAAG ctctACAAGCATGTTGTCCAGATTGTAGAGAAGTTTatcaaaaag tgcAAACCGGAATATAAAGTCCCTGGATTGTATGTCATTGACTCTATTGTTCGTCAGTCTCGTCACCAGTTTGGAACAGACAAAGATGTTTTTGGGCCAAGATTCTCTAAAAATATTACTGCTACATTCCAGTATTTGTATCTCTGTCCATCTGAAGACAAG AGTAAAATAGTCCGTGTCCTGAACCTTTGGCAGAAAAATGGagtatttaaaattgaaataattcaaCCTCTTTTGGATATGGCAGCAGGAACTAGTGCCACTGCACCAATGACAGAAAATGCTACTAATAATGAAG GTTCGCCGCCCCCTCCAGTAAAGGTTCCTTCGGAGCCCCCTCAAGTTACTGCTAACTCAGTGCCGACTGTGCCACAGTTGCCCAGTTCTGATGCCTTTGCAGCTGTAGCTCAGTTGTTTCAAACAACGCAAGGACAACAG CTTCAGCAAATTCTTCAGACTTTTCAACAGCCTCAAAAACCCCAGTCACCAGTCATAGATAACACTGTGATGGCTCAGGTTCAAGCTATTACTGCTCAGTTGAAAACTACAGCAGCACAACCACCAGAACAAAAAACTGCTTTCCCACCACCTGAGCAAAAAACATCATTTGACAAA aagctgCTGGATCGGTTTGACTATGATGATGAACCAGAAGCAGTGgaagatgcaaagaaagaagattcagctccttctccttcagtttcTCAGCCAGCTTT GACCTCTCTCTCATTCAGTGCACAGGCTGGATGGTGCTCAATACCTGG TGGATTTCCAGGAGAAGGTATACAACAGCCAGTGTTTCCTCAACTCCCAAATATGGATCCTTTTCAGCAGCGAATGATGGGAATACAGCAAGATCCAATGCGTCACCAG gTTCCACTTCCTCCTAATGGGCAAATGCCAGGTTTTGGTCTCCTGCCTACGCCACAGTTTCCACCCATGGCTCAGCCTGTGATTCCGCCAACAGCACCTGTGCAGCAAActtttcagtctccttttccAGTACAGAGTGAATCACACATGCAAAAAACACATCAGCAG GATATGGAGGTGGAACAGCCACCGATTCAAGAGGGAAAACGACATGTTTCTGACAACAGAAAGTCAAGATCTAGATCTGCATCAAG GTCACCTAAAAGGAGACGTTCAAGATCTGGCTCCCGATCTCGAAGGTCACGTCATCGTCGATCTCGATCTCGGTCCAGGGATAGACGCCGACACTCTCCTAAGTCTCGGTCGCAAGAAAGACGTGAAcgtgagagggagagagaacgCAGATCAAAAGGCCTTCCTCAGATCAAGTCAGAAACCGTTAGTG TTTGTAGTACTACGCTTTGGGTAGGACAACTTGACAAAAGGACAACTCAACAGGATGTTGGAAGTCTTTTGGAGGAGTTTGGCCCAATTGAATCAATAAAT atgATACCGCCTAGAGGATGTGCCTATATTGTCATGGTTCACAGACAAGATGCTTACCGTGCCCTACAAAAATTGAGCCGAGGAAACTTCAAAGTCAATCAGAAATCTATAAAG ATTGCATGGGCTTTGAATAAAGGAATAAAGCCAGATTACAAGCAGTATTGGGATGTAGAATTAGGTGTTACTTACATACCATGGGACAAAGTGAAACCTGAAGATCTTGAAAGTTTCTGTGAAGGAGGAATGTTGGACAACGAAACTCTTAGTCCAG AGTGGAAGGGGATTCCCAAGAAGTCTGAAAATGAAGTGGCTCAAAATGGAGGTGCAGAAGCTACACATAATGAACCAGTGTCACCTATTCCTAAAGCTTTACCTGTTCCAATTCCTGTTCCTATGCCTGCACCAATAACAGTACCTCCTCCACAG gtTCCACCACATCCATCAGGTCCTCCTGTGGTTGGTGCACTCCAACCACCTGCTTTCACAGCACCTTTAGGAATCCCACCTCCTGGATTTGCTCCTGGagtgccaccaccaccaccgcctcCATTTTTACGACCTGGTTTCAACCCAATGCATTTACCCCCag GCTTTCTTCCTCCTGGACCACCACCACCTATAACTCCTCCGGTATCTGTTCCTCACACTCCGGCAGTAAACATCCCAAATT CTACAGCAACTGGTGTGAATGAAGACACTACAAAAGATTCATCTGTAGGAAATCCCATCCCAACAGTGGTTTCTGGATCCAGAGGGAATGCCGAAACTACTGATAGTTCCAAAATATATGGAACTGTTCCACCTCCTGTAGCACCTACTAATGTACCTGCTCCTGTGACCCAAGCTATTCCACTTCTTG GTTTCACTCCTAGGGAAATCAAAGCATGGGAAATGGAGTCTGCCAGGGTTTCACCATGTGTGCGAACATGA
- the SCAF4 gene encoding SR-related and CTD-associated factor 4 isoform X5, whose translation MEAVNAFNQELFSLMEMKPPISRAKMILITKAAIKAIKLYKHVVQIVEKFIKKCKPEYKVPGLYVIDSIVRQSRHQFGTDKDVFGPRFSKNITATFQYLYLCPSEDKSKIVRVLNLWQKNGVFKIEIIQPLLDMAAGTSATAPMTENATNNEGSPPPPVKVPSEPPQVTANSVPTVPQLPSSDAFAAVAQLFQTTQGQQLQQILQTFQQPQKPQSPVIDNTVMAQVQAITAQLKTTAAQPPEQKTAFPPPEQKTSFDKKLLDRFDYDDEPEAVEDAKKEDSAPSPSVSQPALTSLSFSAQAGWCSIPGGFPGEGIQQPVFPQLPNMDPFQQRMMGIQQDPMRHQVPLPPNGQMPGFGLLPTPQFPPMAQPVIPPTAPVQQTFQSPFPVQSESHMQKTHQQDMEVEQPPIQEGKRHVSDNRKSRSRSASRSPKRRRSRSGSRSRRSRHRRSRSRSRDRRRHSPKSRSQERRERERERERRSKGLPQIKSETVSVCSTTLWVGQLDKRTTQQDVGSLLEEFGPIESINMIPPRGCAYIVMVHRQDAYRALQKLSRGNFKVNQKSIKIAWALNKGIKPDYKQYWDVELGVTYIPWDKVKPEDLESFCEGGMLDNETLSPEWKGIPKKSENEVAQNGGAEATHNEPVSPIPKALPVPIPVPMPAPITVPPPQVPPHPSGPPVVGALQPPAFTAPLGIPPPGFAPGVPPPPPPPFLRPGFNPMHLPPGFLPPGPPPPITPPVSVPHTPAVNIPNSTATGVNEDTTKDSSVGNPIPTVVSGSRGNAETTDSSKIYGTVPPPVAPTNVPAPVTQAIPLLGWKKNMKEVLFSTTHAGLNSKEVSLEVLPSPSYEFKSWPGCIVIPSFSFCVSGFTPREIKAWEMESARVSPCVRT comes from the exons cTCTTTTCACTGATGGAGATGAAACCTCCTATTTCGCGAGCAAAAATGATTCTCATCACAAAAGCTGCCATTAAAGCTATTAAG ctctACAAGCATGTTGTCCAGATTGTAGAGAAGTTTatcaaaaag tgcAAACCGGAATATAAAGTCCCTGGATTGTATGTCATTGACTCTATTGTTCGTCAGTCTCGTCACCAGTTTGGAACAGACAAAGATGTTTTTGGGCCAAGATTCTCTAAAAATATTACTGCTACATTCCAGTATTTGTATCTCTGTCCATCTGAAGACAAG AGTAAAATAGTCCGTGTCCTGAACCTTTGGCAGAAAAATGGagtatttaaaattgaaataattcaaCCTCTTTTGGATATGGCAGCAGGAACTAGTGCCACTGCACCAATGACAGAAAATGCTACTAATAATGAAG GTTCGCCGCCCCCTCCAGTAAAGGTTCCTTCGGAGCCCCCTCAAGTTACTGCTAACTCAGTGCCGACTGTGCCACAGTTGCCCAGTTCTGATGCCTTTGCAGCTGTAGCTCAGTTGTTTCAAACAACGCAAGGACAACAG CTTCAGCAAATTCTTCAGACTTTTCAACAGCCTCAAAAACCCCAGTCACCAGTCATAGATAACACTGTGATGGCTCAGGTTCAAGCTATTACTGCTCAGTTGAAAACTACAGCAGCACAACCACCAGAACAAAAAACTGCTTTCCCACCACCTGAGCAAAAAACATCATTTGACAAA aagctgCTGGATCGGTTTGACTATGATGATGAACCAGAAGCAGTGgaagatgcaaagaaagaagattcagctccttctccttcagtttcTCAGCCAGCTTT GACCTCTCTCTCATTCAGTGCACAGGCTGGATGGTGCTCAATACCTGG TGGATTTCCAGGAGAAGGTATACAACAGCCAGTGTTTCCTCAACTCCCAAATATGGATCCTTTTCAGCAGCGAATGATGGGAATACAGCAAGATCCAATGCGTCACCAG gTTCCACTTCCTCCTAATGGGCAAATGCCAGGTTTTGGTCTCCTGCCTACGCCACAGTTTCCACCCATGGCTCAGCCTGTGATTCCGCCAACAGCACCTGTGCAGCAAActtttcagtctccttttccAGTACAGAGTGAATCACACATGCAAAAAACACATCAGCAG GATATGGAGGTGGAACAGCCACCGATTCAAGAGGGAAAACGACATGTTTCTGACAACAGAAAGTCAAGATCTAGATCTGCATCAAG GTCACCTAAAAGGAGACGTTCAAGATCTGGCTCCCGATCTCGAAGGTCACGTCATCGTCGATCTCGATCTCGGTCCAGGGATAGACGCCGACACTCTCCTAAGTCTCGGTCGCAAGAAAGACGTGAAcgtgagagggagagagaacgCAGATCAAAAGGCCTTCCTCAGATCAAGTCAGAAACCGTTAGTG TTTGTAGTACTACGCTTTGGGTAGGACAACTTGACAAAAGGACAACTCAACAGGATGTTGGAAGTCTTTTGGAGGAGTTTGGCCCAATTGAATCAATAAAT atgATACCGCCTAGAGGATGTGCCTATATTGTCATGGTTCACAGACAAGATGCTTACCGTGCCCTACAAAAATTGAGCCGAGGAAACTTCAAAGTCAATCAGAAATCTATAAAG ATTGCATGGGCTTTGAATAAAGGAATAAAGCCAGATTACAAGCAGTATTGGGATGTAGAATTAGGTGTTACTTACATACCATGGGACAAAGTGAAACCTGAAGATCTTGAAAGTTTCTGTGAAGGAGGAATGTTGGACAACGAAACTCTTAGTCCAG AGTGGAAGGGGATTCCCAAGAAGTCTGAAAATGAAGTGGCTCAAAATGGAGGTGCAGAAGCTACACATAATGAACCAGTGTCACCTATTCCTAAAGCTTTACCTGTTCCAATTCCTGTTCCTATGCCTGCACCAATAACAGTACCTCCTCCACAG gtTCCACCACATCCATCAGGTCCTCCTGTGGTTGGTGCACTCCAACCACCTGCTTTCACAGCACCTTTAGGAATCCCACCTCCTGGATTTGCTCCTGGagtgccaccaccaccaccgcctcCATTTTTACGACCTGGTTTCAACCCAATGCATTTACCCCCag GCTTTCTTCCTCCTGGACCACCACCACCTATAACTCCTCCGGTATCTGTTCCTCACACTCCGGCAGTAAACATCCCAAATT CTACAGCAACTGGTGTGAATGAAGACACTACAAAAGATTCATCTGTAGGAAATCCCATCCCAACAGTGGTTTCTGGATCCAGAGGGAATGCCGAAACTACTGATAGTTCCAAAATATATGGAACTGTTCCACCTCCTGTAGCACCTACTAATGTACCTGCTCCTGTGACCCAAGCTATTCCACTTCTTG gctggaagaaaaacatgaaagaggTCCTGTTTTCTACCACTCATGCTGGTCTAAATAGCAAAGAAGTGTCCCTTGAAGTCTTGCCCTCCCCATCCTATGAGTTCAAGAGCTGGCCAGGCTGCATTgtcattccttccttttcattctgtgtGTCAGGTTTCACTCCTAGGGAAATCAAAGCATGGGAAATGGAGTCTGCCAGGGTTTCACCATGTGTGCGAACATGA
- the SCAF4 gene encoding SR-related and CTD-associated factor 4 isoform X4, with product MEAVNAFNQELFSLMEMKPPISRAKMILITKAAIKAIKLYKHVVQIVEKFIKKCKPEYKVPGLYVIDSIVRQSRHQFGTDKDVFGPRFSKNITATFQYLYLCPSEDKSKIVRVLNLWQKNGVFKIEIIQPLLDMAAGTSATAPMTENATNNEGSPPPPVKVPSEPPQVTANSVPTVPQLPSSDAFAAVAQLFQTTQGQQLQQILQTFQQPQKPQSPVIDNTVMAQVQAITAQLKTTAAQPPEQKTAFPPPEQKTSFDKLLDRFDYDDEPEAVEDAKKEDSAPSPSVSQPAFGFPGEGIQQPVFPQLPNMDPFQQRMMGIQQDPMRHQVPLPPNGQMPGFGLLPTPQFPPMAQPVIPPTAPVQQTFQSPFPVQSESHMQKTHQQDMEVEQPPIQEGKRHVSDNRKSRSRSASRSPKRRRSRSGSRSRRSRHRRSRSRSRDRRRHSPKSRSQERRERERERERRSKGLPQIKSETVSVCSTTLWVGQLDKRTTQQDVGSLLEEFGPIESINMIPPRGCAYIVMVHRQDAYRALQKLSRGNFKVNQKSIKIAWALNKGIKPDYKQYWDVELGVTYIPWDKVKPEDLESFCEGGMLDNETLSPEWKGIPKKSENEVAQNGGAEATHNEPVSPIPKALPVPIPVPMPAPITVPPPQVPPHPSGPPVVGALQPPAFTAPLGIPPPGFAPGVPPPPPPPFLRPGFNPMHLPPGFLPPGPPPPITPPVSVPHTPAVNIPNSTATGVNEDTTKDSSVGNPIPTVVSGSRGNAETTDSSKIYGTVPPPVAPTNVPAPVTQAIPLLGTQGVAPPPPAPVVGLQTPSTGLLGARPGLIPLQRPPGMPPPPLQRFPLMPPRHMPPHMMHRGPPPGPGGFGMPPPHGMKTPFPPPGHFVRPGGMPGSGGPGGPEDNRDGRQFRNDRQTFTPNRDQERFGRRSFGNRVENDRERYGNRNDDRDHERLGNRDRRDWGRRSPERDRHRDLEDRNRRSSGHRDRERDSRDRESRRDKEENRGKEKSEMTDRADGDKNHESHSGKMEDADIVSELAAGESESTGVKPVEELTSEATSSVEQAEKDMGSVAEAPR from the exons cTCTTTTCACTGATGGAGATGAAACCTCCTATTTCGCGAGCAAAAATGATTCTCATCACAAAAGCTGCCATTAAAGCTATTAAG ctctACAAGCATGTTGTCCAGATTGTAGAGAAGTTTatcaaaaag tgcAAACCGGAATATAAAGTCCCTGGATTGTATGTCATTGACTCTATTGTTCGTCAGTCTCGTCACCAGTTTGGAACAGACAAAGATGTTTTTGGGCCAAGATTCTCTAAAAATATTACTGCTACATTCCAGTATTTGTATCTCTGTCCATCTGAAGACAAG AGTAAAATAGTCCGTGTCCTGAACCTTTGGCAGAAAAATGGagtatttaaaattgaaataattcaaCCTCTTTTGGATATGGCAGCAGGAACTAGTGCCACTGCACCAATGACAGAAAATGCTACTAATAATGAAG GTTCGCCGCCCCCTCCAGTAAAGGTTCCTTCGGAGCCCCCTCAAGTTACTGCTAACTCAGTGCCGACTGTGCCACAGTTGCCCAGTTCTGATGCCTTTGCAGCTGTAGCTCAGTTGTTTCAAACAACGCAAGGACAACAG CTTCAGCAAATTCTTCAGACTTTTCAACAGCCTCAAAAACCCCAGTCACCAGTCATAGATAACACTGTGATGGCTCAGGTTCAAGCTATTACTGCTCAGTTGAAAACTACAGCAGCACAACCACCAGAACAAAAAACTGCTTTCCCACCACCTGAGCAAAAAACATCATTTGACAAA ctgCTGGATCGGTTTGACTATGATGATGAACCAGAAGCAGTGgaagatgcaaagaaagaagattcagctccttctccttcagtttcTCAGCCAGCTTT TGGATTTCCAGGAGAAGGTATACAACAGCCAGTGTTTCCTCAACTCCCAAATATGGATCCTTTTCAGCAGCGAATGATGGGAATACAGCAAGATCCAATGCGTCACCAG gTTCCACTTCCTCCTAATGGGCAAATGCCAGGTTTTGGTCTCCTGCCTACGCCACAGTTTCCACCCATGGCTCAGCCTGTGATTCCGCCAACAGCACCTGTGCAGCAAActtttcagtctccttttccAGTACAGAGTGAATCACACATGCAAAAAACACATCAGCAG GATATGGAGGTGGAACAGCCACCGATTCAAGAGGGAAAACGACATGTTTCTGACAACAGAAAGTCAAGATCTAGATCTGCATCAAG GTCACCTAAAAGGAGACGTTCAAGATCTGGCTCCCGATCTCGAAGGTCACGTCATCGTCGATCTCGATCTCGGTCCAGGGATAGACGCCGACACTCTCCTAAGTCTCGGTCGCAAGAAAGACGTGAAcgtgagagggagagagaacgCAGATCAAAAGGCCTTCCTCAGATCAAGTCAGAAACCGTTAGTG TTTGTAGTACTACGCTTTGGGTAGGACAACTTGACAAAAGGACAACTCAACAGGATGTTGGAAGTCTTTTGGAGGAGTTTGGCCCAATTGAATCAATAAAT atgATACCGCCTAGAGGATGTGCCTATATTGTCATGGTTCACAGACAAGATGCTTACCGTGCCCTACAAAAATTGAGCCGAGGAAACTTCAAAGTCAATCAGAAATCTATAAAG ATTGCATGGGCTTTGAATAAAGGAATAAAGCCAGATTACAAGCAGTATTGGGATGTAGAATTAGGTGTTACTTACATACCATGGGACAAAGTGAAACCTGAAGATCTTGAAAGTTTCTGTGAAGGAGGAATGTTGGACAACGAAACTCTTAGTCCAG AGTGGAAGGGGATTCCCAAGAAGTCTGAAAATGAAGTGGCTCAAAATGGAGGTGCAGAAGCTACACATAATGAACCAGTGTCACCTATTCCTAAAGCTTTACCTGTTCCAATTCCTGTTCCTATGCCTGCACCAATAACAGTACCTCCTCCACAG gtTCCACCACATCCATCAGGTCCTCCTGTGGTTGGTGCACTCCAACCACCTGCTTTCACAGCACCTTTAGGAATCCCACCTCCTGGATTTGCTCCTGGagtgccaccaccaccaccgcctcCATTTTTACGACCTGGTTTCAACCCAATGCATTTACCCCCag GCTTTCTTCCTCCTGGACCACCACCACCTATAACTCCTCCGGTATCTGTTCCTCACACTCCGGCAGTAAACATCCCAAATT CTACAGCAACTGGTGTGAATGAAGACACTACAAAAGATTCATCTGTAGGAAATCCCATCCCAACAGTGGTTTCTGGATCCAGAGGGAATGCCGAAACTACTGATAGTTCCAAAATATATGGAACTGTTCCACCTCCTGTAGCACCTACTAATGTACCTGCTCCTGTGACCCAAGCTATTCCACTTCTTG gcACTCAAGGAGTTGCGCCgcccccaccagcccctgtTGTTGGGTTGCAGACTCCATCCACTGGCCTCTTAGGTGCCCGGCCTGGTTTGATACCACTCCAGCGACCGCCAGGAATGCCACCCCCTCCTCTGCAGCGGTTTCCCTTGATGCCACCGCGACACATGCCTCCCCACATGATGCACAGAGGGCCCCCGCCGGGGCCAGGGGGCTTTGGGATGCCTCCCCCCCACGGAATGAAAACCCCCTTCCCACCGCCCGGTCACTTTGTGAGACCTGGGGGGATGCCGGGAAGCGGGGGGCCAGGCGGACCCGAGGATAACAGAGATGGGAGGCAGTTTAGGAATGACAGGCAGACGTTCACGCCTAACAGAGACCAGGAAAGGTTTGGAAGGAGATCTTTCGGAAATCGGGTAGAAAACGATCGTGAGCGCTATGGTAACCGCAACGATGACAGAGATCACGAGCGACTTGGTAATCGTGACAGGCGAGACTGGGGACGAAGAAGCCCCGAGCGTGATAGACACAGAGACTTGGAGGACAGAAACAGGCGGTCCAGTGGCCATcgagacagagagagagattcGAGAGATAGGGAGTCTCGTagagacaaggaagaaaatcgaggaaaggaaaaatcagagaTGACAGACAGGGCAGATGGCGACAAAAACCATGAATCTCATAGCGGCAAAATGGAAGACGCAGACATTGTTTCAGAACTTGCTGCGGGAGAGTCTGAATCTACAGGTGTAAAACCTGTTGAAGAGTTAACATCCGAGGCTACCTCATCTGTGGAGCAAGCGGAAAAGGATATGGGCTCA